GTAGGTGCTTTGGCTGTATGGCAACAACATCACATGGATCGAGGGTGGAGCCTTCAGTAATCTcagggtgctggaggagctcgATCTGGGCGATAACCCGCTGCAGAGACTGGAAGGTGGGGCATTCAGGGGgttggagaagctgcagagcttGCACATGCATCGCTGCAAGCTGGCCGTTCTCCCCCACGACCTCTTCCACAAGCTGTACAGCCTGCAGTTCCTCTACCTGCAGGTAAATCCAGCATGCACCCCAAACCACAAAACAATCTAAATTCAGACAACAGAATGCAACTGAAATAACTTgtgcaagaaaatggcagcACAGTCACTGAAGGAAGTGGTTGGTTTTAGACTTTACATACAAAATACTCAgcaaaaaggcagcaaaatgcAAACAGTAGAAACAACTTTAATTCTTAATTACACCAGGAACGGAAAGcatgaaacaaaacatgaatAATTGGTTGTATAAAATAATTGAAAGGCATTTTCAACAGTCTAATTTGTGTTTCCTTAATCAAATCAAGATTAAACAGAAGGGATCCAAATCCTGCTGGGTTTTATTGAGCATCTCACTGAGGAACACATGCTGCCCACACATTCGCCCGCAGCCATGGCTTTGTTCTCAACATCACTTAGTAAAAACGGAGTGTTGCTCATCTCTAGAAACTGACTGTACCAACGAATAAAGGAATGGAAAGTAAAGACACATTTTAGGAAGAAAAATACTGTATATCGTCAGCCTAATAGGTAATAACAGAAAGCTTGACAGAAGTTACATATAAGTAATATGTGGCACAAAATGTAACGTGTATAGGAATAACACCACCACAGATGAAAGAAATAGACCCCTCGGTCCACCTTGTTCGTCCACCATTTCCGTCATATTTCCAATACTGTTAGTCTTAAAGAATATCTTTCACAGCTATTCTAAATGTTTATTAGGTTTGACCATATACAGTTTTGCTTCAGTTTCTTTGGAGATGTATAAGTTAACTCATTTCCTCCTAGGAGATGTTACAACATTGATATTGGAGGACTGAACTGTGTTGTATTTTCTGCTCCAGGAGAATCAGCTCCACTTTCTGCAGGATGACCTGTTCTCAGATCTGGTCAACCTCACCCATCTGTTCTTGCACGGAAACCGCATCCGTGCCCTCTCTGAGAATGTGTTTCGAGGCCTGGTCAACTTGGACCGCCTCCTTATCCATGACAACCGTGTGCGGCAGGTCCATCGTAAAGCTTTTCGTGACCTCGGCCGCCTGACCATCCTATACCTGTTCAACAATTCCCTGTCTGAGCTGCCAGGTCAGGCGATGAAAGACACCCACGGCATCCAGTTCCTCCGCCTCAATGGCAACCCCTGGTCCTGTGGCTGTGAAGCGCGTGCCCTGTGGGAATGGTTCCGCGAAGCCCGcatctcctcctctgagctCATGTGCACCTCCCCATCCCAACGCCGTGGCCAGGACCTGAGGTTCCTCAGGGAGCTGGACTTTGCTTTCTGCCCACTCCCAGACCCCGGTTCCCTGGCTGGGAGCACCACGACCACCTTAAGCACAAAAACCCGCTGGTGGTTCTCCAAGAACAAGCCCGCATCATCTTCCAAGTCATCCTACCAGAAGAGTGCTGAGATGGGGAAGCCCTTCCCCTTCCCAGCTATTAAGCCTCAGTTCCTCCCCAAAATTCCATCTGAAACCTTCTCTAAATATGAACTTTCAGAGCATGAGGCTGCACTCCCCAAAGTGGATCAAGAGGAGTACTGGGCCAACTACGGCAATGAAGACTCCTCCATCCGCTGCATTGAGCTGGAGTGCCCTCTAGGCTATGACAATCCAGCTTTCTCCTCAATC
This genomic stretch from Takifugu flavidus isolate HTHZ2018 chromosome 9, ASM371156v2, whole genome shotgun sequence harbors:
- the rtn4rl2b gene encoding reticulon-4 receptor-like 2b — its product is METRWSGVRNFKSGLCLWLILWLVVVKPGGVSACPRLCVCYPTPMTVSCQSQNLTIVPAGVPYNSQRVFLQNNRITELRTDSFGFETQVLWLYGNNITWIEGGAFSNLRVLEELDLGDNPLQRLEGGAFRGLEKLQSLHMHRCKLAVLPHDLFHKLYSLQFLYLQENQLHFLQDDLFSDLVNLTHLFLHGNRIRALSENVFRGLVNLDRLLIHDNRVRQVHRKAFRDLGRLTILYLFNNSLSELPGQAMKDTHGIQFLRLNGNPWSCGCEARALWEWFREARISSSELMCTSPSQRRGQDLRFLRELDFAFCPLPDPGSLAGSTTTTLSTKTRWWFSKNKPASSSKSSYQKSAEMGKPFPFPAIKPQFLPKIPSETFSKYELSEHEAALPKVDQEEYWANYGNEDSSIRCIELECPLGYDNPAFSSISPLPRMPSLLHLLLLLSILTFSFHFLFG